Proteins co-encoded in one Cytophaga hutchinsonii ATCC 33406 genomic window:
- the metG gene encoding methionine--tRNA ligase gives MTNKPSRYTITSALPYANGPVHIGHLAGVYVPADIYARFLRSKGENVLFIGGSDEHGVPITIRAKKEGVTPQQVVDKYHVQIKQSFEELGISFDIYSRTSSKIHAETSSEYFKKLYEDGKFIEQTSEQYYDPKAEQFLADRYIIGTCPKCGNENAYGDQCEKCGSTLSPSELINPRSTLSGEKPVMKSTKHWFLPLDQYEPWLKQWILEDHKNWKTNVYGQCKSWLDQGLQPRAVTRDLDWGVPVPVAGAEGKVLYVWFDAPIGYISAAKDYFKNSEIKAVHKNNTWEDFWKKDDTKLVHFIGKDNIVFHCIIFPAMLKAEGSYILPDNVPANEFMNLEGDKISTSRNWAVWLHEYLEEFKGKQDVLRYALCANAPETKDNDFTWRDFQARNNNELVAIYGNFVNRALVLTHKYYDSVIPALGKLEASDEGVIMMLKEFPAKIAASIEQYRFREALGFMMDLARLGNKYLADTEPWKIYKENPERVKTILHIGLQIAANLAIVSEPFIPFTSAKLFTMLNLKANTWNNAGTIDLLKAGDQLGTAELLFDKIEDATIEAQVKKLEDTKQANLLANAEVKPLKENVSFDDFAKMDIRVATIIAAEKVAKTKKLLKLTLKTGIDERTVVSGIAEHFEPEAIIGQQVSLLANLAPREIKGIVSQGMILMAEDADGSLKFVQPAAVVNAGSMIG, from the coding sequence ATGACCAACAAACCATCCAGATATACCATTACCTCTGCCCTCCCGTATGCCAACGGTCCGGTCCACATCGGCCATTTGGCGGGTGTGTATGTACCCGCGGATATTTATGCGCGTTTTTTACGTTCAAAAGGAGAAAATGTATTGTTTATCGGCGGTTCAGACGAACATGGTGTACCCATTACCATCCGTGCAAAAAAAGAAGGCGTTACACCGCAGCAGGTGGTAGACAAATACCACGTACAGATCAAACAATCGTTTGAAGAACTGGGAATCTCGTTTGATATCTATTCCAGAACCTCTTCAAAGATCCATGCGGAAACGTCTTCCGAATACTTCAAAAAATTATATGAAGATGGAAAGTTCATTGAACAGACCAGCGAACAATACTACGATCCGAAAGCAGAACAATTCCTGGCAGACAGATACATCATCGGCACCTGTCCGAAGTGCGGCAACGAAAACGCATACGGCGATCAGTGCGAGAAATGCGGTTCAACCTTAAGTCCGTCTGAACTGATCAATCCGCGCTCTACACTTAGCGGTGAGAAGCCCGTAATGAAATCAACCAAACACTGGTTCCTGCCATTGGATCAATACGAACCTTGGTTGAAACAATGGATCTTAGAAGATCATAAAAACTGGAAGACCAATGTATACGGTCAATGCAAATCCTGGCTGGATCAGGGCCTGCAGCCCCGTGCCGTTACACGCGATTTAGACTGGGGTGTACCTGTACCTGTTGCCGGTGCCGAAGGCAAAGTATTGTATGTATGGTTTGATGCACCGATCGGTTACATCTCTGCAGCAAAAGATTATTTCAAAAATTCTGAAATTAAAGCCGTTCATAAGAATAATACCTGGGAAGATTTCTGGAAGAAAGACGATACCAAGCTGGTACACTTTATCGGTAAAGACAACATCGTGTTCCATTGCATCATCTTCCCTGCTATGTTAAAGGCAGAAGGAAGTTACATACTTCCGGACAACGTGCCTGCAAATGAGTTCATGAATTTAGAAGGCGATAAAATTTCTACTTCACGTAACTGGGCCGTTTGGCTGCATGAATATCTGGAAGAATTCAAAGGCAAACAGGACGTATTGCGTTATGCCTTATGTGCGAATGCTCCGGAAACAAAAGACAACGATTTTACCTGGCGGGATTTCCAGGCGCGCAACAACAATGAACTGGTTGCGATCTACGGAAACTTTGTAAACCGTGCGTTGGTATTGACACATAAATATTATGACAGCGTAATTCCTGCTTTAGGAAAGCTTGAAGCTTCGGACGAAGGTGTAATCATGATGCTGAAAGAATTTCCGGCGAAGATCGCTGCATCGATCGAGCAGTACCGTTTCCGTGAAGCACTTGGTTTCATGATGGACCTGGCACGTTTGGGAAATAAATATTTAGCCGATACCGAACCGTGGAAGATCTACAAAGAAAATCCCGAACGCGTAAAAACGATTTTACACATCGGCTTACAGATCGCAGCGAACTTAGCAATCGTTTCTGAACCCTTCATTCCGTTTACATCGGCAAAATTATTTACGATGCTAAACCTGAAAGCAAACACCTGGAACAATGCGGGCACAATCGACTTGTTAAAAGCAGGTGATCAGTTAGGCACAGCAGAGTTGTTGTTTGATAAAATTGAAGATGCAACCATTGAAGCACAGGTAAAAAAACTGGAAGATACCAAACAGGCAAACTTGCTTGCGAACGCGGAAGTAAAACCATTGAAAGAAAATGTTTCTTTTGATGACTTTGCCAAAATGGATATTCGTGTAGCAACGATCATTGCAGCAGAGAAAGTAGCGAAGACAAAAAAATTATTAAAGCTTACGCTAAAAACTGGTATCGACGAACGCACGGTAGTAAGCGGCATTGCCGAACACTTCGAACCGGAAGCGATCATCGGTCAGCAGGTATCCTTACTTGCCAACCTTGCGCCACGTGAGATTAAAGGCATCGTATCTCAGGGTATGATCTTAATGGCTGAAGATGCAGATGGTTCGTTGAAATTTGTCCAACCGGCGGCGGTGGTGAATGCGGGCAGTATGATTGGATAA
- a CDS encoding lysophospholipid acyltransferase family protein: MSAIRLTGMIIWSILCITSSIVVRILTFSTHLGVAMARTVWAPVILWMAGIKLTVKGLEHIPAEKKPYIVVSNHQSVIDIPILFYVLPFNVYFVAKKEIAKVPFIGWYMYMMGMIFIDRGSRDKALQSMINAGTLIREGKSVMTFPEGTRSLNEKIGVFKAGTFVMAEKAGVEILPVKISGAGKIWPSGGFTIKRGPVTVSIGAPISTAGLNDQTRAKFIEEVKGRVEGL, encoded by the coding sequence ATGAGTGCTATCCGTTTAACGGGAATGATCATCTGGTCTATTCTCTGTATCACGTCTTCTATTGTTGTCCGTATTCTTACGTTTTCTACGCACTTAGGTGTAGCGATGGCGCGTACCGTATGGGCGCCGGTAATATTGTGGATGGCCGGAATAAAATTAACGGTGAAAGGACTTGAACACATTCCTGCAGAAAAGAAACCCTATATTGTTGTATCCAATCACCAGTCGGTGATCGATATTCCGATCCTGTTTTATGTGCTGCCGTTCAATGTATATTTTGTTGCGAAAAAAGAAATTGCGAAAGTGCCTTTTATCGGCTGGTACATGTACATGATGGGTATGATTTTCATTGACCGTGGCAGCCGCGATAAAGCGCTGCAGAGTATGATCAATGCCGGTACGCTGATCCGTGAAGGTAAAAGTGTGATGACGTTTCCGGAAGGCACGCGTTCGCTCAATGAGAAGATCGGTGTGTTTAAGGCGGGTACGTTTGTAATGGCTGAAAAAGCGGGCGTTGAAATACTTCCTGTAAAGATTTCCGGCGCAGGCAAGATCTGGCCAAGCGGCGGTTTTACAATCAAACGCGGACCGGTTACTGTTTCAATCGGCGCACCAATCTCTACAGCTGGCCTGAACGATCAAACGAGAGCGAAGTTTATCGAAGAGGTTAAGGGGAGAGTAGAAGGGCTGTAA
- a CDS encoding rhodanese-related sulfurtransferase: MKDYQILLYYCYTHIADPDAYREEHHLKCLELGLLGRIIIASEGLNGTVSGTEEGCRQYMEYVKADPRFEALEFKIEAHEGHAFQKLYVRVKPEIVHSSLKHVDPTKRTGKHLEPAEFKAMKDRDDVVVLDVRSNYEHQVGRFKNAVTIDMENFRDFPEKIKELDHLKGKKVLTYCTGGIKCEKASAFLLEQGFEDVYQLHGGIIKYGIEQGGEDFEGKCYVFDGRVIADVNKVNPSIISTCYVCGTLSDRMVNCSNPVCNRHEPMCEACGEKMQGACSEECKCHPEKRPYDGTGAYPKELNGYDPYLHVKR, translated from the coding sequence ATGAAAGATTATCAGATTCTCCTTTATTACTGCTATACCCATATAGCAGATCCGGATGCTTATCGGGAAGAACACCACCTTAAATGTCTTGAACTTGGTTTGCTTGGCCGTATCATTATTGCGAGCGAAGGTCTTAACGGTACTGTTTCCGGTACGGAAGAAGGCTGCCGTCAGTACATGGAATATGTAAAAGCCGATCCGCGTTTTGAAGCGCTGGAGTTTAAGATTGAAGCACACGAAGGGCATGCATTTCAGAAATTGTATGTGCGTGTAAAACCTGAGATTGTACACTCATCCCTGAAGCATGTAGACCCGACAAAACGTACGGGAAAGCATCTGGAGCCTGCTGAGTTTAAGGCGATGAAAGACCGCGACGATGTGGTTGTATTGGATGTACGTTCCAATTACGAACATCAGGTAGGTCGGTTTAAAAATGCCGTTACCATTGATATGGAAAACTTCCGGGATTTTCCGGAGAAGATAAAAGAACTCGATCACCTGAAAGGGAAGAAGGTGCTGACGTATTGTACAGGCGGAATCAAATGTGAGAAGGCAAGCGCGTTCTTACTGGAACAGGGCTTTGAAGATGTGTACCAGCTGCATGGCGGTATCATTAAATATGGTATCGAACAGGGCGGCGAAGACTTTGAAGGGAAATGCTATGTATTCGACGGGCGTGTAATCGCGGACGTGAACAAAGTAAACCCAAGCATCATTTCTACCTGTTATGTATGCGGTACCTTAAGCGACCGCATGGTAAACTGCTCGAACCCGGTGTGTAACCGGCATGAGCCGATGTGTGAAGCATGCGGTGAAAAAATGCAAGGTGCGTGCTCGGAGGAATGTAAATGTCATCCGGAGAAACGTCCGTATGATGGCACCGGTGCGTATCCGAAAGAGTTGAACGGATACGATCCGTATCTGCACGTAAAGCGGTAA
- a CDS encoding acetyltransferase yields the protein MEKKDAVIIFGASSLGKAALEIFESNGMVAYGFLDDTKALHGTEINNVTVLGSTDDDTYLKLIGASCDAFIASDEPKLREGLTKMLHERRQTQAVNAIHSTASIAHSASIGHGNFINGAAVISSNAEVGSHCLIHTGAIIDFEAVVEDFVQIGAGAIINAGAKIEKGAFIGTGAVIIGGITIGKNARVGAGSVVIAPVKDKETVFGNPAQAMKA from the coding sequence ATGGAAAAGAAAGATGCAGTAATTATTTTCGGCGCTTCTTCCTTAGGAAAAGCTGCCTTGGAAATATTTGAAAGCAATGGGATGGTAGCGTATGGCTTCCTGGACGATACAAAGGCATTACACGGAACTGAAATAAATAATGTAACGGTATTGGGTTCAACAGATGATGATACCTATCTGAAATTAATCGGTGCGAGCTGTGATGCATTTATTGCAAGCGACGAACCAAAGCTGCGCGAAGGTTTGACTAAGATGCTGCATGAACGCAGGCAGACACAGGCTGTGAACGCGATCCATTCTACTGCATCAATCGCGCACTCCGCTTCTATCGGCCATGGTAATTTTATTAACGGCGCTGCGGTGATCAGTTCCAATGCAGAAGTAGGCAGTCACTGCCTGATTCACACCGGAGCCATCATTGACTTTGAAGCCGTAGTAGAAGATTTTGTACAGATCGGTGCCGGCGCCATTATTAATGCCGGTGCTAAGATTGAGAAAGGTGCGTTTATCGGTACCGGCGCAGTTATCATTGGCGGAATTACGATCGGTAAAAATGCTCGTGTAGGTGCTGGATCTGTAGTGATTGCACCGGTGAAGGATAAAGAAACGGTGTTCGGAAATCCGGCACAGGCAATGAAAGCCTAA
- a CDS encoding DUF2851 family protein, which translates to MVNEELLWVLWQHLLFSVESLHTTTGEPIIIKHTGTLNVHAGPDFSLAKLCIDGIEWAGDVEIHTKASDWYKHKHQHNPAYESVILHVVYEADIDITRADGSCIPVLELKDRIHTMHLETYGYLMEEKKTVPCAHAIHEIPAIVMEQMKQRVLIERLERKTDGLFQLLTDQPNWKMIAGRLIFKSFGTGLNDYLFERMAQQMDFNKLDRLSYAPKSIEALFFGCSGMLEKDWADDFPAALKKEYTYLQRTQTVTCTIDSSEWKFLRTRPVNFPTIRLAQLAALFSNTDWYASFSSITSVKYAEDFLNVSLSDYWLNHYRFDVLSKPAPKHIGKTFANTFLLNAYIPFLVLHARYYKNETTWEQVFEMLDTIQAEDNAITRVWKELGIRMDTGFDSQSGLELYKMYCTHKKCLSCSIGFSILRNASVSAVVK; encoded by the coding sequence ATGGTTAATGAAGAACTTTTATGGGTGCTTTGGCAGCACCTGTTATTTTCAGTTGAGTCGTTACACACAACAACAGGTGAGCCAATCATTATTAAACATACCGGAACATTGAATGTGCATGCCGGTCCGGATTTCAGTCTGGCAAAATTATGTATTGATGGTATTGAGTGGGCCGGCGATGTGGAGATACATACGAAGGCTTCTGATTGGTACAAACACAAACATCAGCACAATCCTGCCTATGAATCGGTTATTCTGCATGTGGTGTATGAGGCAGACATTGATATTACCCGTGCAGACGGGTCATGTATACCGGTACTTGAGCTAAAGGACCGCATTCATACAATGCATCTGGAAACTTATGGATATCTGATGGAAGAAAAAAAAACTGTTCCCTGCGCGCATGCTATTCATGAAATACCAGCCATTGTTATGGAACAAATGAAACAACGTGTGCTGATTGAGCGGCTTGAGCGTAAAACAGATGGACTGTTTCAATTATTAACGGATCAGCCGAACTGGAAAATGATTGCCGGAAGATTAATTTTCAAATCATTTGGTACCGGTTTGAACGATTATTTATTTGAACGTATGGCGCAGCAGATGGATTTTAATAAACTGGATCGTTTATCTTATGCACCCAAATCGATAGAAGCATTATTTTTTGGTTGTTCAGGTATGCTTGAAAAAGACTGGGCAGATGATTTCCCTGCTGCACTGAAAAAGGAATATACGTATCTGCAACGTACGCAAACAGTAACGTGTACGATTGATAGTTCTGAGTGGAAGTTTCTCCGTACCCGTCCGGTGAATTTCCCAACCATACGCCTGGCACAGCTTGCAGCTCTTTTCTCAAATACAGACTGGTATGCATCTTTCAGTTCGATAACGTCTGTTAAATATGCAGAAGATTTTCTGAATGTTTCCTTATCAGATTACTGGCTGAATCATTACCGGTTTGATGTGCTCTCTAAACCAGCACCAAAGCACATCGGCAAAACGTTTGCAAATACGTTTCTGCTTAATGCTTATATCCCATTTCTGGTATTGCATGCACGGTATTATAAAAATGAAACGACCTGGGAACAGGTATTTGAAATGCTGGATACCATTCAGGCAGAAGATAATGCAATCACCCGGGTATGGAAAGAACTGGGCATCCGAATGGATACAGGTTTTGATAGTCAAAGCGGACTGGAATTATACAAGATGTATTGTACTCATAAAAAATGTTTATCTTGTAGTATTGGATTTTCTATCTTACGTAATGCATCTGTTTCTGCTGTTGTTAAGTAG
- a CDS encoding AI-2E family transporter has translation MKQTVLFRITLLLVFVFLLVVGMIYAKAFLVPVFFAGLLSLLLLPVSKKIQKFIPNEVCSIILSLVLFLIIICSVSYFISTQVSNIISDYDMIESKIKTKAHALQATVNEYTGMDEKEQEAWFDKESEQLLKSGFQKGTTLLVGVGNFVFGLTLVMIYTFFLQLYRGKIKLFILSLIDEQQHEKALSILNKVQSLVMHYITGLCIALSIIGVMNAVGLTLLGIEHGIFLGLLAGFLNIIPYIGSFVGAGLPMIMALIYKDSLWYPVGVLAIFMFNQFIDNNITTPNVVGGYVRLNSLATIFIVIIGGMIWGVAGMVLFIPLLGIFKIFCDHIEALKPLSILLSDDESEEESFFTKTFKKIKMKLFKKKITS, from the coding sequence ATGAAACAAACCGTATTATTCCGTATAACCCTTCTATTGGTATTTGTCTTTTTATTGGTCGTGGGAATGATTTATGCGAAAGCATTTCTTGTGCCTGTATTTTTTGCAGGCCTGCTATCTTTACTACTGCTGCCTGTATCAAAAAAAATTCAGAAATTCATTCCGAATGAGGTATGCTCCATCATTTTATCGCTGGTGCTTTTTCTGATTATAATCTGCAGCGTCAGTTATTTTATCTCCACACAGGTTTCTAACATCATTTCAGATTATGATATGATTGAAAGCAAGATAAAAACAAAAGCACATGCCTTGCAGGCAACAGTGAATGAGTATACAGGCATGGATGAAAAGGAACAGGAAGCCTGGTTTGATAAAGAGTCTGAACAGTTATTAAAATCGGGTTTCCAGAAAGGCACAACCCTTTTGGTTGGAGTAGGTAACTTTGTATTCGGCCTTACACTTGTAATGATCTATACCTTCTTCCTGCAGCTTTACAGAGGAAAGATCAAATTGTTTATTTTATCGCTGATTGATGAACAACAACATGAAAAAGCATTATCGATACTGAACAAAGTACAATCACTGGTTATGCATTATATAACCGGCCTGTGTATTGCCTTATCAATTATTGGTGTGATGAATGCGGTTGGTTTAACACTTTTAGGTATTGAACATGGTATTTTCTTAGGCTTACTGGCAGGTTTTTTAAATATCATTCCTTACATCGGTTCTTTTGTTGGTGCAGGCTTACCGATGATCATGGCATTGATCTATAAAGATTCGCTTTGGTATCCGGTCGGTGTATTGGCCATTTTTATGTTCAACCAGTTTATTGATAACAATATTACTACACCAAATGTAGTTGGTGGTTATGTGCGCCTCAATTCGCTTGCAACTATTTTCATTGTTATTATTGGCGGTATGATCTGGGGAGTTGCAGGTATGGTTTTATTCATCCCGCTGTTAGGCATTTTCAAAATCTTCTGTGATCATATTGAAGCGCTGAAACCGCTAAGTATTCTGCTGAGTGATGATGAAAGTGAAGAAGAGAGTTTCTTCACTAAAACGTTTAAAAAAATAAAAATGAAATTATTTAAAAAGAAGATTACCAGCTAA
- the pyrF gene encoding orotidine-5'-phosphate decarboxylase has translation MNKADLVTSIKHKKSYLCVGLDTDTTKIPAHLLKAKDPIFEFNKYIIDATIDYAVAYKPNLAFYESLGKAGWESLEKTLEWMPKDVFTIADAKRGDIGNTATMYAKAFFEQLPFDSVTVAPYMGEDSVTPFLAFKDKWAIVLALTSNAGSKDFQQLSLSDTNQPLYKEVLKKCAAWGSDENLMFVVGATKASYFKEIRTIVPDHFLLVPGVGAQGGNLQEVSQFGLNSSCGLLVNASRSILYAANDETFAAAAKAEAKQMQQEMKTYLEDYLSW, from the coding sequence ATGAACAAAGCAGATTTAGTAACAAGCATTAAGCATAAGAAGTCCTACCTGTGTGTGGGTCTGGATACAGATACTACAAAAATACCTGCGCATCTATTAAAAGCTAAAGATCCGATCTTTGAATTCAATAAATACATTATTGATGCAACCATTGATTATGCGGTTGCCTATAAACCAAACCTGGCATTTTATGAATCGCTTGGCAAGGCAGGATGGGAGTCGTTAGAGAAAACACTGGAATGGATGCCGAAAGATGTATTTACCATTGCAGATGCAAAAAGAGGTGATATCGGTAATACTGCTACCATGTATGCAAAAGCATTCTTTGAACAGTTACCGTTTGATTCTGTAACGGTAGCACCGTATATGGGAGAAGATTCGGTTACTCCTTTTCTGGCGTTTAAAGATAAATGGGCTATTGTATTGGCTCTGACGTCGAATGCAGGCAGCAAAGATTTTCAGCAGCTTTCATTAAGCGATACAAATCAACCGCTTTATAAAGAAGTGCTTAAGAAATGCGCGGCTTGGGGAAGTGATGAAAACCTGATGTTTGTAGTAGGAGCAACAAAAGCTTCGTATTTCAAAGAAATCCGTACGATTGTTCCGGATCATTTTTTATTGGTTCCCGGTGTTGGTGCGCAGGGAGGGAACTTACAGGAGGTTTCTCAGTTTGGATTGAACAGTTCATGCGGCTTACTGGTAAACGCGTCAAGAAGTATTCTATATGCTGCAAACGATGAAACGTTTGCAGCAGCTGCAAAAGCAGAAGCAAAGCAGATGCAGCAGGAAATGAAAACATATTTAGAAGATTACCTTAGCTGGTAA
- a CDS encoding LolA family protein, with the protein MKKIILILLPVFFIVIAAFGQYDPKALTILDEMSNKFKTYSSFKATFTYTLKNASASINEVANGELMVRGGKYKIKLPKMEIINNGTTVWNYMQEANEVNISTYDPADDDISPTKIYTMYKKGYKYTYIGDRVEAGKTYQMIELVPEDRKNRFFKIKLEINKLDKSIKNWKLFEKNGNIYDYTIKTFTPNTISDDTPFTFDKSKYPGVEVIDLR; encoded by the coding sequence ATGAAAAAAATAATTCTGATTTTATTGCCTGTATTTTTTATTGTGATTGCGGCCTTCGGACAATATGATCCTAAAGCCCTGACCATATTAGATGAAATGAGTAATAAATTTAAAACGTATTCTTCATTCAAAGCAACTTTTACCTATACATTGAAGAATGCATCTGCAAGCATAAATGAGGTTGCCAATGGTGAACTGATGGTACGTGGCGGCAAGTATAAGATCAAGCTTCCTAAAATGGAAATCATCAATAATGGAACAACGGTATGGAACTACATGCAGGAGGCAAACGAAGTAAATATCTCTACATACGATCCTGCCGATGATGATATTTCGCCAACAAAGATTTATACCATGTACAAGAAGGGATACAAGTATACGTATATTGGTGATCGCGTTGAAGCAGGCAAAACATACCAGATGATTGAACTGGTACCGGAAGACAGAAAAAACAGATTTTTCAAGATTAAACTGGAGATCAATAAACTTGACAAATCAATCAAGAACTGGAAGTTATTTGAGAAGAACGGAAACATCTACGATTATACTATTAAAACATTTACCCCCAACACCATTTCAGACGATACACCTTTCACGTTTGATAAATCAAAATATCCGGGAGTAGAAGTAATAGATCTGCGCTAA
- a CDS encoding FtsK/SpoIIIE family DNA translocase, translating to MAENTYKADNTPLPKKNNRTNTASASKKAAKADPQPEETEKGPSAIITFFKDRRFHLVSGMFIMLFSFALLIAFTSFLFSGRNDQSIVEALWNTSVQESGKEVDNLLGIVGAALSYIFIYKWFGMASYLFLPIFFFAGYKIVYQSSPINISTLIKSTFFFLLWISSTLGFVVLTFKNDTYLSFLSGGIGYDMAEYLDNIIGWGTPFLLLFFMLAFMIYFFNITKMPLFGAQNIDEVEEVNGLAVNETEEEEEEELAEEGEEEIEELEEEEIEELEEEELEEEETEEEEEEWVIERKEPVAVKGPSELQIETPIIEPMVEPVVAASTGTDDELALVVEKGGDQEAEDLPENLESFNYDPTLDLSSYKYPTFDLLNEYDASKVVQVSKEELSANKDKIVETLSHYNIGIASIKATIGPTVTLYEIVPEVGIRISKIKNLEDDIALSLSALGIRIIAPIPGKGTIGIEVPNKNKEMVSMRSVLSTEKFMKSDKELPVVFGKTVSNEVFVVDLAELPHLLIAGATGQGKSVGLNVLLASLLYKKHPSQLKLVLVDPKKVELTLFNKIERHFLAKLPDGGDAIITDTKKVIHTLNSLCVEMDLRYDLLKDAQVRNIREYNKKFVERKLNPNNGHRFLPYIVLVIDELADLMMTAGKEVETPIARLAQLARAIGIHLVVATQRPSVNVITGIIKANFPARLSFKVSSKIDSRTILDAGGADQLIGKGDMLFAHGDMVRLQCAFLDTAEVERICEFIGSQRGYEMAYKLPEFSDDETGQDKSDFNFSEKDPLFEEAAKILVMHQQGSTSLLQRKLKLGYNRAGRLIDQLEAAGIVGQFEGSKAREVLIKDEYSLEFHLKSLDQR from the coding sequence ATGGCTGAGAATACCTATAAGGCTGATAATACGCCTCTTCCGAAGAAAAATAATAGAACAAATACAGCATCTGCATCAAAGAAAGCTGCCAAAGCCGATCCTCAGCCTGAGGAAACGGAAAAAGGTCCTTCTGCAATTATAACATTCTTTAAAGACCGCCGCTTTCATCTGGTATCGGGAATGTTTATCATGCTTTTTTCCTTTGCCTTACTGATTGCATTTACATCGTTTTTATTCAGCGGACGCAATGATCAAAGTATCGTAGAAGCGTTATGGAATACCAGCGTGCAGGAATCGGGAAAAGAAGTTGATAATTTACTGGGCATTGTAGGTGCTGCGTTATCCTATATATTTATTTACAAATGGTTTGGTATGGCATCGTACCTGTTCCTGCCTATCTTCTTTTTTGCAGGCTACAAAATCGTATACCAATCGTCTCCGATTAATATTTCCACGTTAATCAAAAGCACATTCTTTTTCCTGTTGTGGATCAGTTCCACGCTGGGGTTTGTAGTACTGACATTTAAAAACGATACCTATTTGTCTTTTCTAAGCGGTGGTATCGGTTACGACATGGCAGAATATCTGGATAATATCATCGGATGGGGTACACCTTTCCTGTTATTGTTTTTTATGCTGGCATTCATGATCTATTTTTTCAACATAACAAAAATGCCGTTGTTCGGTGCACAGAATATTGATGAAGTAGAAGAAGTCAATGGACTTGCGGTTAATGAAACAGAGGAAGAGGAAGAAGAGGAATTGGCCGAAGAAGGGGAAGAAGAAATAGAAGAACTTGAAGAAGAAGAAATAGAGGAGCTGGAAGAAGAGGAGCTGGAAGAAGAAGAAACGGAAGAAGAGGAAGAAGAATGGGTAATCGAGCGCAAAGAACCTGTTGCTGTTAAAGGTCCTTCTGAACTTCAGATTGAAACACCAATTATTGAACCGATGGTGGAGCCGGTAGTTGCAGCAAGTACCGGAACAGATGATGAACTGGCGCTGGTTGTTGAAAAAGGCGGTGATCAGGAAGCAGAAGATCTTCCTGAAAATTTAGAAAGCTTTAATTATGATCCAACGCTTGATTTATCTTCTTATAAATACCCTACATTCGATTTGCTGAATGAATATGATGCAAGCAAAGTTGTTCAGGTTTCAAAAGAAGAATTAAGTGCCAATAAAGATAAGATCGTAGAAACACTTTCGCATTACAACATTGGTATTGCAAGTATCAAAGCAACGATCGGGCCTACTGTAACGTTGTATGAAATTGTTCCTGAAGTTGGTATTCGTATCTCGAAGATTAAAAACCTGGAAGATGATATTGCATTAAGTTTATCTGCTTTAGGTATTCGTATTATCGCACCAATACCAGGTAAAGGAACCATTGGTATTGAAGTGCCGAATAAAAATAAAGAAATGGTTTCCATGCGTTCTGTATTATCTACAGAGAAGTTCATGAAATCAGATAAGGAATTGCCCGTTGTATTTGGTAAGACTGTTTCGAATGAAGTATTCGTAGTAGACTTAGCGGAACTGCCGCATTTGCTTATTGCCGGTGCAACGGGCCAGGGTAAATCTGTCGGCTTAAACGTATTGCTGGCGTCGTTACTTTATAAGAAACACCCGTCGCAGTTGAAGCTGGTATTGGTTGATCCGAAAAAAGTAGAATTAACCCTTTTCAATAAAATTGAACGCCATTTCTTAGCAAAACTTCCCGATGGCGGCGATGCTATTATTACCGATACAAAAAAAGTAATTCATACACTGAATTCTTTATGTGTTGAAATGGATCTGCGTTATGACTTATTAAAAGATGCACAGGTACGGAATATCCGCGAATACAATAAGAAGTTTGTAGAACGTAAACTGAATCCGAATAACGGCCATCGTTTCTTACCGTACATCGTTCTTGTTATTGATGAGCTTGCTGACTTAATGATGACGGCAGGTAAGGAAGTGGAGACGCCCATTGCCCGTCTGGCTCAGCTGGCCCGTGCCATTGGTATACACTTGGTTGTTGCAACACAACGGCCTTCTGTAAACGTTATTACAGGTATTATTAAAGCCAACTTCCCGGCACGTTTGTCCTTTAAAGTATCTTCTAAAATTGATTCACGTACCATTCTGGATGCAGGTGGTGCAGACCAGTTGATCGGTAAAGGAGATATGTTATTTGCCCACGGAGACATGGTACGTCTGCAATGTGCGTTTTTAGATACTGCTGAGGTAGAGCGCATTTGTGAATTTATTGGTTCTCAGCGTGGTTATGAAATGGCATACAAATTGCCTGAGTTCTCCGACGATGAAACCGGGCAGGATAAAAGTGACTTCAATTTCTCCGAAAAGGACCCGTTATTTGAAGAAGCCGCTAAAATACTTGTCATGCATCAGCAGGGAAGTACTTCTTTGCTGCAGCGCAAATTAAAGCTTGGTTATAACCGTGCCGGCCGACTCATCGATCAGCTGGAAGCTGCGGGAATTGTTGGCCAGTTTGAAGGAAGTAAGGCACGGGAAGTATTAATAAAAGATGAATACTCGCTGGAATTTCATTTGAAGAGCCTGGATCAACGTTAA